The genomic window ATATGACTTAGACAATGCAATTAGCTATTACGTTGCCCATGCATTTAGCTGTGATTTGATTTAAGACCACAATACCTACACGCTGCCCACAGACTCACCTATATAAACAGAATATATAGCGCTATTAATCCTCAAGCTTCGTCTCTGAATCTTTTGGCAACAGCCGCAGGCGGTATTACTTCACAAATGTGCCTGCATAAATTACACAATGCAATTAGCTGTAATGTTGTTCGTGAATTTAGCTGTTTGATTTATGACCATATAAGTAGCAGTATACGTACATAGTCAATAGTTTATCTTATATGTAGTAATGCTTAGAGCATTATCATGGTAACAGAATTATAAAGATCAATAGGCTAAAAGTGCAATGTGCCTATAATAACTGGGCACAGATTTAAGCAATTACGTTATGATTTATAACCAGAGGCTTACTGCCATAATTGGTGGGCTTTTAAACCATTTTATGGAGTTTCATGATTATCACAGATTGAGGATAATACTGTTTTATATATAACCCTTCTTCCAAATTATATCTCATATATCTTATATAATAGAAAAGTCAGGATAATTCAAGAATATGACCACGTTAATTATATAGATACACCTTAAAGTTACTGATTATGAAAACAGGGATACACGTCCACTGCGATTACCATAATTATGCATCCAAGTGCATGAATCCCCAGACTTGGCGTCTGAATATCGGAAAGCTTTAAGCTGCGGAGCGGATGAAAGCTCCGGCAGACGGGCTGCGGCTGGGAGCAACAAGTGGCCCCATCCAACCCATCCGCTCAGTTGGAAGTTGAAACTCGCGCCGGACGAGTCAGCGGAATCCGGGTGCGCGAGTGGAAGGCGGATTTAGATTGTCGTGGCTCTTTAATTCAATTGACGATTTCGCGGTGCGATCTTCTTCGTGTCGCTGGTGTGTGTTGTTTCACTTTCAAGTATGTGCAcaccatacatacatatatttataatatataattaacaAATGGCTAAATCATAATTAAGGGCTAAGTTTTGACGAAAATCACAATGAGCAGTGAGCtcaaaaagtgcaaaaaccaaacaaaaaaactaaaaacacgTTAAACAAGAAATGggtttaaaaaacttaaataaatttgcgtttatacatatgtatgagcAGATTTGGGTAAATGAATgaatgtatatacatatgtacacccAAACTGCGTTTTGAAGGCgctttggatttggattggaAACTTTTAGAAACCGATTAGTCAGATCGTGACattatttaatgcatttgtccgcaagtgtgtgtgtgtgcgagtgtgtgtgtgcgtgagtgcgTGCGTGCGTAAACATGAATACTGAATTGAATATATTGAATACCGCCACCGAATCGAGTTCAAACTTGCGTTCTTTTCGCCGACTGGTTTTCCGGCGAGGCTGCTTTTATCGCCTTGCGTTTGTAATTTTAGCAcactttcaatatttattgtcGGTTCACCGCTCTCCTTCtcaaaaaatgcgaaaacaaTGTGAGCAAACAAGATTCGGCAACGATTATTCAGCTCGCCGCGCTGTGCAAATAAGAGTAACCACGAAACGATAGTGACAATACATAAATGTACTTGCATACGtatgtacacatatacatacatatatacgtagCTGGTAGTTGCTCCTTTGGCGTTAGCAACTTGCAACACCGACTTGCAGCATCAAGCAGCCGATTAGCGAAAGTTTTTGCCCAGTCGCACGCCGGTTATGTTAACAAGTGTGACTGGCTGTTCCTCCCCGCATTTCCATTCATCATCCGCACCGTGTGCCAAGCCACTGCGAttccaaatccgaatccgattcCGAATTCGAATCCGCGGAGCTGTGAACGTCGTTTTGGCGACCTGCAGGCTAAGCAAGCGATTTAAATGCTACCGCTTACATGGCACAAGGTTGCATCCGCAGACAGCAGCGGCCAAGATAGTAGCACTAACGGATATTCGTACTGAGATTCAGAAAGGGAGTAGTATCATTcagtttacaatttatttgatatttggtatttttttcaaaattaacAGAAATGGTAAATAGTGATCCTTAGTGATCTTATATTTCAGTGGTACAGTCACTgttttattttagcatttcTAAGATAAACTTACTATTACCGTACAAATCCCATCCGTTCCTAGTGCTATTTTCTTGCGCCCCACTGTGCGGTGTGTACAGTGCGAGACGTCTGACAGAACGGAGTGAAAATCAAGATAGTCGTTATCTAGTTTAGATGGCCTTTCGCAGCCGGGGTACTGGGACTGGGAAacattgaaatgcaaatacgCCGCCTCGGTAGTTTCTTTGTGTGTCAAACATTGTGTGGGGATGGATAACCCGGCTTAGACACTGAACTGATCGATCGGTGTGTGAGCCATGGCGTACTTACCTGCCACTTACCCGGTGTACTTACCACTTTCCCACACTTTTCAATCGCTCCAGCCAAGTGCCACCACCTGTGCGAGCCCATGGAATACACAAGGATGAGCTGGGCAAACGAAAGTTAGTTGCGATCGCGTGAAAAGGGAAACCAGACATAGACACTCAGATTTGAAGTGCTGCTCACGTCGCGGAATCGGATACAAAGTCTACATGTGGCACAACGACAGCATCGGCCAGTAATTTAAATGCTACGCGGCAGCAATTGAAAGAGCCAGCAATTAACAAAGACAACtgcagatacatatatatatatagatagttAGCTCCTGCAACAAAATGAAGAACCGCCAGCGAACGCGCCGAATATCGCTAAATGAAAACCACAACAAATACATGGGCAGCGCCGGCATCGATGTACAAATAGTTACCAATACAAAAGAGCCCAATCAagtcaatttaaattcatcGTCAAAGCTGCTGGCAACTACAGCCACGACGACCTCAGCGGAGGCTGCTCTGCCCGCTTCGCTTCCACTTGCTCCGATAGCGCAGCAACAtacccatccccatctccatccctATCCCCATACCAATCCCCATCTCCACCAGCAATACCAGCAACACCAGCTGATTATACCGCCCTCAACGATGACGGGCAAGTATCATCCAGCGCACGCCAAGCTGCGAAGATGCAAATCGACACCGAGTCTCAATTGCGATGCCATGGCGGAGGAGCCCATGGAGGAGGACGAGCACCATCGCATTTCCCCATGCTCACGTAACCCCGCCACGGAGGCTCAGCAACATGCAGCACAACCATCGCGTATCAGCAGCAGTGAcggcagctgcaacagcaactgcaacagcaacaagtgcagcagcaacatgaacATCAGCGGGGCCCAGCCAACAACTCCGGACTCATTGCGCTTCGGATGCGCCCACTACAAGCGGCGGGCCATGTTTGTGGTAAGTGCAACAAGGAGTCCAAATCCAATCATATCAGCTATATCAGTCAACtgtggccaagttatggcgaaaacgccgattgaaaatatcagataTTTTacaccatttttttttttattttttgataaaaaaaatccgttttttttcgatagcagtaaaaatagttgtccaaaagtggaatgccatacctcgttgaattcgtaacaaaattccctattcATATATGttcaaaaaaggaaatgctaattttttgccatttttcgcatattttaatgatggtaccccttatcgaaaatgtaaaaatttgtcaaatttttatttttcgaaaatcaaaaaagtatgGATAGGCATAGTTAGATATGTTTTTTAGCTGCgcaaaacagtctttattttagctgtgtatccatttttggccaagttatggccaaaaaaaccgattgaaaatatcaaatttttcacaatttttttctcgattttttgatacaatataatcttttttttagttgcccaaaagtggaatgccatacctcatTGAGTTCGTAACAAAATTAGAATGCTCTTCAATATCGAAACTGCTCCTTCTTACGTATCATGCATTTATATGATAGGGGATAGTTCAATTCTTGGGTCAGCAGATAAAGAACTCTGTAATTGGAACCCCTATGTCATAATTAAACAGCGGATTACCAATCATTTGTCGTTCATCAGATGATATGAAATGATCTTGTGAAAACAGTAAGAAAGCTAGTGAATTTTCCACCCATTTGGGAACTTTTCATGAAGTTTATGATGGCGCCTTTGAAAGGCATTTCTGTGCTGTTCGTCGTCTTTTAATtggaagtgtgtgtgtgctgcctTTCTGAAAATGGCCATTTAACCTTTATTTATTCGTTTCTAAACaagcagcacaaataaagTGTCTGAACTCTAAACAGACACCTTTGGCAAAGATTCTTTTGTGTCTGCTGTAATTCGCATTCAATTGGAGGGCATTATTTGGCGCCATTTGCACGCCAATTGTTTGGCTTGTGTGGACAGCTTGACGATGTCCGGAATGTGAGTGGACCCACAAATCCGAAAACTAACTGCTCCGGTTCCGATCCGCAGCACCAGGAATTCTCATTCTCGGTGGGCAGCTGCCCGGAGGCGAGTGGCCAGTTAACACCTCCATTCTCCATTCATCTGGGCAAACAATGTGTTTGTCTTGATCGTTTGGCTTTGGTCAAGAAATTATGAGGTATCTAAAAATGGTGTGTGCATATAAAGCAATCGTAGCAATAGTATATTCAGGTCTTTACTCTAACAATTAGGAGCCAGCAGACATAATTATCGAGAGGTGATAAGTGCAGAAGTTTGAAAGGTGGTAACAGCAACTGCATGCTGGGGAAAGTATTACCATTTGACATGAGGTTCATGGGCCAAAGCCATCGCAGCTGCAATTGATTAGGCAGATTTCAAAAATGGTGGCCTGCAAagaaagtatttaaatatttataattccTCCAGTTTGGCATATTCATTTGTTATTGGAAAGCAACTCGTTTGAATAACTTTCAAGCCGCCACCTTACATTCCGCGATATGAATTGTTAATTCCACAAATATTCATTCTTATGCGCTATTGCTTTATAATGCTTTCCAAAAAGTGTCACGTAGATTCGTACACACTTCAATCTGTCCCACATTTTATAAAATCCGAATGGTTTTTCGaggttttttgcttttttgtgtACACGACTTACACCGCGAGAAATTCGGAATGGTGAGGGTTTGTGCACTAATGAGGTGCCCATTAACTGTTGAACCAGGTGGGTTATTTTAtactcaaatatttattttcaccAGACAGTGCGTGAAATTAATGTATACACGCCTGTGGACTTAAGCTCAATGCTGCGAGCCGTATGTGCAATCCCAAGTGGATTGGAGAGCTGGAGCAATGCCCCTGGTTCTGGATATCTGGTGTGGATATCGTCTGTGCCAGCGGATCTTGTATCAATTTGTCTTAGAAGCTGGCTTTTATTTGCCAGCTTTGTTTCGGGTTGGCTAAATAAATTTGAGATGTCTGGAGCTAGCCAATTGCAGATGCAAACGCGTTATAATACGATCATTAGTGAGGCAAAGCAATGAAAGCGGGGGGAAACACAAAGAAACCGGATTCGAAGACTCTTCTCCGGTTCTGTGTTACTTCTACTTCAAGTGTTATCATCATCGCAGCAGAGTTGAAATAAATACTTGTGTACGAAAAACTGTTGTTTAAGCTATAAATAATTCTCAAAGATAGTGGAGATAGATGTGTGCGAGGCTGGGCGATATAAATAGCTGGTCGTTGGCTGTTGTTTGTTGGCTGTAACTAAGCCGAGTTCGAGGGTGGACTACATTACACAAGATAGTAAAGGGTACCCATAGTAAGGTAGCCCATTTCTAAACTGCCTAGGAAATACAAACCTAGTCGATGTGATACAGTTTTGGTGGATCCATAGGCTTGAGGAACAATATGAGCAATATCGACAAGCGAACCAATTAGCAGCCACCTAATTAGCCAACACGAGTATCTTTGGCATCTTGACAGTCGCATGTGGATTCACCCGCTGATTTGATTCgaaacccaatcccaattcaAGTGCAATGTTTATGATAATGCTAAGTTATTGCCTTTTGGCACACTGGCGTCACTACTCAAGTTTAAACAaccatttgtttttaagtCGGTTTCCAGGCAGATTTCCCAAATTAGCAGCTCGATTTGGTAGTGAGGAGTCGTGCTAATTGCCGCTTGATAATGGCTTCGCTGGTCCTTGGCTGGGGGAGTACTCCATCCGAAGGCGGCGGGCAGCAAAAGTGGAATTTTTTGAAACTAATACTCTTCGATTCTGATTTGATCGCATACCTTTCTATATCCCATTTAGACCCCCTGCTGCAACAAGTTCTACAAGTGCCGATTTTGCCACGACGAGAACGAGACGCACCACTTCGATCGCAAAACGCTCACCGAACTAATATGCTCCGAGTGCAATACGCGGCAAACGGTGCGGGAGCAGTGTGTGAATTGCGGAGTGCGATTTGGCAAGGTAAGAcatctatctatatatatctatatatccTAGCCTAGTTCTAGTAATATCATTTTGCTGTAATTACAGTACACCTGTCTGATATGCAACCTCTTCGACGATGCGGACAAGCAGCAGTACCACTGTCACGGATGTGGGATTTGTCGCATTGGCGGCGCCGAGAACTTCTTTCACTGCGAGGTGTGCAACATGTGCCTGCCAATCCAGCTGAAGATCGATGGCCACCGGGTGAGTTGGACTTTGATTTGGCACTCCATTTTGGCCTGTTTGTGGGAATGCTGACCTCCGCGTTTCGAAAGCAAATCAAAGAAACAGCCAGCTGGCTGGCATATTAATGTTTTGTCAATTCATTACCGAAACCGGTTGCCTAATTGCTATACATAACGATCTGAGATCTGTGATCTGCGATCTGCGATCCAGTTGAGTGGATATGAATGTCAAATGTGTTGAAGGAATAACTTCGTTAATTGGCAGCAGCATGTGGACACACATTTCAGGCACCGAAATGGACCAATGATAAAACCTTATTAATTGCCTGTCTATTTCGCTGCAGTGCGTGGAGAACATCTCGCGATCCCACTGCCCCGTGTGCCTGGGCGACATCCACACCTCGCGCATACCCTGCCACATTCCCGACTGCGGCCACCTGCTCCACAAGATGTGCTTCGACCAGCTGCTGGCCTCCGGCCACTACACCTGTCCCACCTGCCAGACCTCGCTGATCGACATGACGGCGCTGTGGGAGTACCTGGACGACCAGGCGGAGCGCATGCCGGTGCCCCTGAAGTACGAGAATCAGCGGGTGCACATATTCTGCAACGATTGTCACAAGGTACGACTATACAATGCTTATATAAATGGCTCTTACCAATTCTTAACAACTTCATGTTTCAGACTTCAAAAACCAAATTCCATTTCATCGGACTCAAGTGCGTCCATTGTGGTGCCTACAACACAACGCAGGATGTTAAGCGCCGCCTGTCCCTGGTCACCGATGAGCCATCCTCGGCGTGATATCCACatcagcatccgcatccataTTCGCATCAGCAACAGGAAACCTCTTGCCATGCTACCCACATCTGAAGACACTGATTTGTTAGCTCAAGACAACACAACTGAAATCGAAACGCATTGAATTTAGATCAAGTTCGAGCTGGTATCGAATATAAACCttacaaaaacacaaacaaaaggcTCACTAAATGAATTGGACGTGCTCCGAAACCCCAGTAGATCTAAAAGCAATCAATTAAGTTTAATGCAAATAGTTAGTTTCAATCGTAATAGGCATTTAAAAAGCATTATATCTTAATTGGCTTTTTAAACCTATTGGGGATTCCAGCACACCATTATTTTATACACAATTCACACATTggtaaattcaaattttcaCTCGAATTTTAAGTATTctaattttgcaaaaattattttgtgtAAATCTCGAATTTCTCTGTACACATTGAAAACTCCGTtaccacaaataaaaaagtaagCGTACAAAAAGCAATCTTTAGTGTATTTCCGTTTATATAATTAAGAATTCCTATAATTAAGAATTGAATGATCATATCGGGAATTAGTAATTATATAACTTTTGACTCCATTTTCATTGGCTTTGGTTAAAATATATACCTATAATTATCTTTTTTTAGCAACTTTTAAGCATCTAAGTCTAGATTTTGCTCATATTAATATCATCACCTTCCCCAAAAGAAGTTCGGATGGAAGCGGGTAGAAGGCGTAACAAGACCACTTTGTACATAATTAAATTGGTGACTTATGTAGAGAACAACATCTCCCTGACGGAAATTCGTTTGATCATCATAACATACAATTTTCAGGAAgagcttttccattttctcccACAGAATATCTATTGGAAAACTCAAAGGAAGTTTTGTTTGAATTGAAACTACCAATTAGGAGTGCTGTTGCCAACAAACTGCACACTCTACTGCGCCTTCTCCTTCTCAACTGAAGCGGCGATTCCGTCTCCGCCAGCGGCTTTCTCTGCCGCGCGATTCTTTCTACGTTCGGCCGCTTTCTTCTGACTGGTAAGGTAAAACCCTAACGCTGTCATCACCGCCCAACTGACGTATCCAATGTGATAGACCGAGCCATAGAACCGCCAGATTTTGCCAAAGGAGGAGAGCAGGAAGGCCTCGCCCAAGTAACTGAAGGCGAACCACTTAAAGATCCAGAAGATAACATCGATTATCCGGCGGCTAGTGCCGGTGGCAGTTCTGCGCACCAGCTTATCCCACATGTCCTCCAGGGAAACGTAGAAGGGTGCGCCCATGATGCAGAAGTAGTGTCCCGGTCGGAATCCGTGCCAGTAGGCAGAGCACAGCAAAGTGGCGCCAGTCCTAGGAATATCACAAAGGCGAATTAGTTAGTGGAACATTGGCTAAGATTATAGTTTAGGTAACTACTAGGAATACCTGCCAACCCTGCGATCAGTAGCAAAGGGAAAGAACAACAACGACAAGAGTAATACGAGAAGCAAGCagtaaaacaacaaaaactacaaTTCTATGAAATAAGTTAACATTTAAACTTCGACGTGAAGTAATCAACTGATTAAGTTTCATAGAATAACCATACTGTAAAACGCACCTGTATTTCTTGCTGGGGAAGAGCTTGTACACATTGACAGCCAACCAATACTGGACGCAGACATTCCAGTGCTTCATGCCCTCGCGGAAAGTCCAGCATCTTTCCACCTCCAGAACCCTGGTGTTCACGATCGTTGTGAAGTTGTAGGTGTGCTTCTCGGCGTCCCGCTTCAGGTGCTGATAGCGTTTCCGCGGCCCCTCGCCATTGTTGGGATCCGACTCATCCGGATAGGCTCCAAAGCCGGCCATTGTGCAGACACATTCGCTGAGGGTCAGTCCGGTGTAGATGCGAGCTCGGAATGTGAAGAACGTGGGCCACACGTACAACAAGCGGTACACAAAGGAGCGATCGTTGAAGAACTCATCACTCAATGCATACTGAAATGTAGTTAATTTAGCTATGTTTGGCGCTGTGCTTAGGCACTCACATCCAGTGGCCACATGTAGTTGGTTGCCAGGTATAATGCGCAATAGAAGACAGCGTATTTGAGCTTGTCCAGGGTGGCTTCAACACTTGGCGCGTGGGTCTTGAACGGCATCTCAAAGTAGTCCCTGTATGTGCGATACCGATAATAGGGACCTGCAATCAATAAACATTAGTGGTTTCGCTTAAAATGCAGATTTATAAGTAGATAGTATAGTACACATATTGAAATCGATTATGTGCATGTGTAAGTAACGATTTACAATCAGCAATTGAATTGGACTTTGGTATCTAATTGCGTTGCGACTAGACAGACTTTTATAATGCTTGTGGGTAGGAAACTAGGTTGAATCTTGCCCGATCTTCACCTGTCAGAACTCCTATGTAGTTGAAGCTGTAGTGCAGGATTTCAGCGGCGCTCAAGGTCTGCAGTTCCACATCGTAGTCGGTGATCTCGATTTGGCTCTCCTGATTCACATCCCGTTGGTCGTTCTTCTTCTGCTCGTCGCGCGCCTGCAGGCGCTTCCAGGCGGCCGTCTTCTCGAAGGCAATACCCGAAACCTGCCGGCAAAAGAATGGCGAGTGGAGTAATGGCAATGATTAGATGGTTATGCAACCCACCTTCAGTGTAAGTATCATTTGTATCATGTTGGTGTGGCCGGGAATGCCTAGGTAGAAgtcgaaaatgcgaaaaaacaCCAGGTAGCCAAACATGACCGCAAAGGTGACCAGGTGACCCTTGCTGGAAGAAGAAGCAGTAAGGTTATGGGCCGTTGCCAGTGGCTCCAGAATCCCAGCTCACCTCGGGTGCACCAGGAGCACGGCGGCCGTGCCCAGTGCCAGGGAAACAAAGCAGTGCAGGCTGTGGAGCCCCGAGACAATGACAACCACAATAACGCCCAGCGCAGTGGACACCAGCTTGCGCTGGCCTTCGTCCGCGATCTTCTTCACATAGCTGCCAGCTCCGATGCAGGCCAGCAGGCAGATCACGTAGATGACGTCGTCGATGCTCATCCTGCAGTGGATACTCGATCCCCCGGctattgatttttgatttgttttatcCGCTCCGCAGAGGCACTGCAGCCAGTGTTGCCACACATATGACGGGTACCTATCGCTTAAAGCTGTTTTCGCGATATTATTTACTACTCATAATTAATATTctcaaaaacatttataaacatttaagtCCCTCACAACGGCAGTACAGCAACTAAACTTCATGAAAATGACCACAGGTGTCGCTTTTTATAGTGTTAGGATTGGTTTGGACTTTCAGAGGGATGTCGCATCCATGTTTGATTAATTACCTATTATACCTCTTTTGAACGCAAGTCCGCTTTCACCACCAATTCATCTTCTTacttttgcagtttgttttattcgtttattgtttaatttgtttttacatCAACTTTGACCGGTGTGAACGCTTTGCATCAGCACATTGAAGCGGCTGTGCGCAAGCGGCAAAACGCAGGTGCAGTGTAATCACAACTATCTCTGGTATTCATCGGATACTTTTTCCGGGCAAATACCTCCTAACCGAATGCGGTCACACCATTGGCGTCTGTTAATCAAACTGGGAGAAAGGCTTTCTCTGTTTTCCACGGCCAGGCGGTTCTCTAGAACTCCTACGCTAGGAGCCAACGGATACCAGACACAATTCAGTGAAATAAATAGCAGTGGCGTGAACTGTCACtagcaaaaaaacaaacccaACTCGGTATTGTGTGCCCAAGTTTGGTTGCCTTCCCCCACCTCCGCCCCCGCGACTGCAACGGAAAAGCGCAAagtgaaaattgatttttaaaacaGTGCGAACTCTACAATCAGTGCAACaagaattttaaataaaaaacacggAACGGTCTATAGCAAAGCAACAAGATGGTGCAAAAATTCCAGTCGCCCGTTCGCGTCTACAAATATCCTTTTGAGCTGGTGATGAAGGTGTGTACATTGCATTTTCCCGTCTCCAATTCGTGTGGAGTGGGCGGCCTTATAGGCGTGTCCCACTGCCTGTTTACACGTACctatcaatttaaattgtgcATTATGCGATGGCAAAGCCACTAACAAGGGCCCCTTGTGAATCGTTTCCGTTCGGCCAGTTGCTTCATTTATTTGGATTTGAATCCAGGCTgcagataaataaaattaacctTGGAAAGCAATTCCTCCCCCCATAACACCCCCGCCCACCGCGCTCTCTCGCAGTTGTGTCCGAAGAGAGAGATAGACGATTCTTTATCCAATTGAATAATACACactgtatgtacatacgtgtgtgtgtgtttgtgaatGGTTTGTTTGGAAGAAGGGAGGGGAACGGTTATAACGGCTTGTTTGtgaatttccatttatttttattaa from Drosophila yakuba strain Tai18E2 chromosome 2L, Prin_Dyak_Tai18E2_2.1, whole genome shotgun sequence includes these protein-coding regions:
- the LOC6527090 gene encoding RING finger and CHY zinc finger domain-containing protein 1, whose amino-acid sequence is MKNRQRTRRISLNENHNKYMGSAGIDVQIVTNTKEPNQVNLNSSSKLLATTATTTSAEAALPASLPLAPIAQQHTHPHLHPYPHTNPHLHQQYQQHQLIIPPSTMTGKYHPAHAKLRRCKSTPSLNCDAMAEEPMEEDEHHRISPCSRNPATEAQQHAAQPSRISSSDGSCNSNCNSNKCSSNMNISGAQPTTPDSLRFGCAHYKRRAMFVTPCCNKFYKCRFCHDENETHHFDRKTLTELICSECNTRQTVREQCVNCGVRFGKYTCLICNLFDDADKQQYHCHGCGICRIGGAENFFHCEVCNMCLPIQLKIDGHRCVENISRSHCPVCLGDIHTSRIPCHIPDCGHLLHKMCFDQLLASGHYTCPTCQTSLIDMTALWEYLDDQAERMPVPLKYENQRVHIFCNDCHKTSKTKFHFIGLKCVHCGAYNTTQDVKRRLSLVTDEPSSA
- the LOC6527091 gene encoding lysophospholipid acyltransferase 7 isoform X1, encoding MSIDDVIYVICLLACIGAGSYVKKIADEGQRKLVSTALGVIVVVIVSGLHSLHCFVSLALGTAAVLLVHPSKGHLVTFAVMFGYLVFFRIFDFYLGIPGHTNMIQMILTLKVSGIAFEKTAAWKRLQARDEQKKNDQRDVNQESQIEITDYDVELQTLSAAEILHYSFNYIGVLTGPYYRYRTYRDYFEMPFKTHAPSVEATLDKLKYAVFYCALYLATNYMWPLDYALSDEFFNDRSFVYRLLYVWPTFFTFRARIYTGLTLSECVCTMAGFGAYPDESDPNNGEGPRKRYQHLKRDAEKHTYNFTTIVNTRVLEVERCWTFREGMKHWNVCVQYWLAVNVYKLFPSKKYRVGRTGATLLCSAYWHGFRPGHYFCIMGAPFYVSLEDMWDKLVRRTATGTSRRIIDVIFWIFKWFAFSYLGEAFLLSSFGKIWRFYGSVYHIGYVSWAVMTALGFYLTSQKKAAERRKNRAAEKAAGGDGIAASVEKEKAQ
- the LOC6527091 gene encoding lysophospholipid acyltransferase 7 isoform X2, producing the protein MSIDDVIYVICLLACIGAGSYVKKIADEGQRKLVSTALGVIVVVIVSGLHSLHCFVSLALGTAAVLLVHPSKGHLVTFAVMFGYLVFFRIFDFYLGIPGHTNMIQMILTLKVSGIAFEKTAAWKRLQARDEQKKNDQRDVNQESQIEITDYDVELQTLSAAEILHYSFNYIGVLTGPYYRYRTYRDYFEMPFKTHAPSVEATLDKLKYAVFYCALYLATNYMWPLDYALSDEFFNDRSFVYRLLYVWPTFFTFRARIYTGLTLSECVCTMAGFGAYPDESDPNNGEGPRKRYQHLKRDAEKHTYNFTTIVNTRVLEVERCWTFREGMKHWNVCVQYWLAVNVYKLFPSKKYRTGATLLCSAYWHGFRPGHYFCIMGAPFYVSLEDMWDKLVRRTATGTSRRIIDVIFWIFKWFAFSYLGEAFLLSSFGKIWRFYGSVYHIGYVSWAVMTALGFYLTSQKKAAERRKNRAAEKAAGGDGIAASVEKEKAQ